One region of Scophthalmus maximus strain ysfricsl-2021 chromosome 13, ASM2237912v1, whole genome shotgun sequence genomic DNA includes:
- the enc3 gene encoding ectodermal-neural cortex 3, with the protein MSVSNHENRKSRSSSGSMNIHLFHKTSHADSLLTQLNLLRKRKVFTDVVLKAGNRSFPCHRAVLASCSRYFEAMFSGGLRESRDAEVNFHDSLHPEVLELLLDYAYSARVLINEENAESLLEAGDMLQFHDIRDAAAEFLEKNLHQSNCLGMMLLSDAHQCQRLYELSWRMCLANFATLFRTEDFLSLPRDKVQELILSEELEVEDESLVYEAVIDWVKADMERRHSELPELLRCVRLALLPETYLLKNVASEELVMCHKVGREIVEDAVRCKMRILQNDGIVTGFCARPRKVSQALLLLGGQTFMCDKVYVIDNKTKEITPKTDIPSPRKECSACAIGCKVYVTGGRGSENGASKDVWVYDTLHDEWSKAAPMLVARFGHGSAELDHTLYVVGGHTSLAGSFPASPSVSLKQVEQYDPQTNKWALVAPLREGVSNAAVVGAKNKLFAFGGTSLNRDKYPKVQCFDPCQNRWSVPAACPQLWRYTAAAVVGNHVVVIGGDTEFSASSAYRFNSETFQWTKFGDVTAKRISCHAVASGNRLYVVGGYFGAQRCKTLDCYDPSSDSWDSVTSVPYSLIPTAFVSTWKYLSA; encoded by the exons ATGTCTGTCAGTAACCACGAAAACAGAAAGTCTCGATCTAGTTCCGGCTCCATGAATATCCACCTTTTCCACAAGACGTCCCATGCGGACAGCCTGTTGACGCAACTCAACCTGCTGCGCAAAAGAAAAGTCTTCACCGATGTTGTCCTGAAGGCCGGAAACCGATCCTTCCCCTGTCACCGGGCCGTCCTGGCCTCCTGTAGCCGGTACTTTGAGGCCATGTTCAGTGGTGGGCTCAGGGAGAGCCGTGACGCTGAAGTCAACTTCCACGACTCTCTTCATCCGGAGGTGCTGGAGCTTTTGCTCGACTACGCTTACTCGGCCCGAGTCCTAATCAACGAGGAGAATGCAGAGTCGCTCCTAGAAGCCGGGGACATGCTTCAATTCCACGACATTCGAGATGCCGCCGCAGAGTTTCTAGAAAAGAACCTCCACCAGTCAAACTGTCTGGGGATGATGTTGCTGTCAGACGCCCATCAGTGTCAGAGACTGTACGAGCTGTCATGGAGGATGTGTCTGGCAAACTTTGCTACTCTCTTCAGGACAGAGGACTTCCTCAGCCTGCCCAGAGACAAAGTCCAGGAGCTAATTCTCAGTGAGGAGCTagaggtggaggatgagagCCTGGTGTATGAGGCTGTTATCGACTGGGTTAAGGCGGACATGGAGCGGAGGCACAGCGAGCTGCCTGAGCTGCTGCGCTGTGTTCGCTTGGCGCTGCTCCCTGAAACGTATCTGCTGAAGAATGTCGCTTCAGAGGAGTTGGTGATGTGCCACAAGGTGGGCCGGGAGATTGTTGAAGATGCAGTACGGTGTAAGATGAGGATCCTCCAGAACGACGGTATTGTAACAGGGTTCTGTGCTCGGCCAAGAAAGGTCAGCcaggccctgctgctgctgggaggacAGACTTTCATGTGTGATAAAGTCTATGTGATTGACAACAAGACCAAGGAGATCACCCCCAAAACAGACATCCCCAGCCCCAGGAAAGAATGCAGTGCCTGTGCTATTGGTTGCAAG GTTTACGTTACTGGAGGTCGTGGCTCTGAGAATGGAGCCTCTAAAGATGTCTGGGTCTACGACACGTTACATGACGAGTGGTCCAAAGCAGCCCCCATGTTGGTAGCCAGATTTGGACACGGTTCCGCAGAGCTCGACCACACGCTGTATGTTGTGGGAGGACATACGTCTCTTGCGGGATCCTTTCCTGCCTCTCCATCTGTGTCTCTCAAGCAGGTGGAGCAGTACGACCCCCAGACCAACAAATGGGCCCTGGTGGCTCCACTCAGAGAAGGGGTGAGCAACGCTGCCGTCGTCGGTGccaaaaacaaactctttgCCTTTGGGGGCACCAGCCTCAACAGAGACAAGTACCCTAAGGTGCAATGCTTTGACCCCTGCCAGAACCGGTGGTCTGTTCCGGCCGCCTGTCCCCAGTTGTGGCGATACACAGCTGCGGCAGTAGTCGGCAACCACGTTGTGGTGATCGGCGGCGACACTGAATTCTCTGCCAGCTCCGCTTACCGATTCAACAGCGAGACGTTCCAGTGGACAAAGTTTGGCGACGTGACGGCCAAACGCATCAGCTGTCACGCGGTGGCGTCAGGAAACAGACTGTATGTGGTCGGGGGATACTTTGGGGCTCAGAGGTGTAAGACACTAGACTGTTACGATCCATCGTCAGACTCTTGGGACAGTGTGACCAGTGTGCCCTACTCACTCATTCCCACCGCCTTCGTCAGCACATGGAAGTACCTCTCAGCGTAG